In the genome of Bubalus kerabau isolate K-KA32 ecotype Philippines breed swamp buffalo chromosome 8, PCC_UOA_SB_1v2, whole genome shotgun sequence, one region contains:
- the FLNC gene encoding filamin-C isoform X1 — MMNNSGYSEAPGFGLGDEVDDMPSTEKDLAEDAPWKKIQQNTFTRWCNEHLKCVGKRLTDLQRDLSDGLRLIALLEVLSQKRMYRKFHPRPNFRQMKLENVSVALEFLEREHIKLVSIDSKAIVDGNLKLILGLIWTLILHYSISMPMWEDEDDEDARKQTPKQRLLGWIQNKVPQLPITNFNRDWQDGKALGALVDNCAPGLCPDWEAWDPNQPVENAREAMQQADDWLGVPQVIAPEEIVDPNVDEHSVMTYLSQFPKAKLKPGAPVRSKQVNPKKAIAYGPGIEPQGNTVLQPAHFTVQTVDAGVGEVLVYIEDPEGHTEEAKVVPNNDKNRTYAVSYVPKVAGLHKVTVLFAGQNIERSPFEVNVGMALGDANKVSARGPGLEPVGNVANKPTYFDIYTAGAGTGDVAVVIVDPQGRRDTVEVALEDKGDSTFRCTYRPVMEGPHTVHVAFAGAPITRSPFPVHVAEEPLPPPPAPSVPIVHQAKKVVPPCNPNACRASGRGLQPKGVRVKEVADFKVFTKGAGSGELKVTVKGPRGTEEPVKVREAGDGVFECEYYPVVPGKYVVTITWGGYAIPRSPFEVQVSPEAGIQKVRAWGPGLETGQVGKSADFVVEAIGTEVGTLGFSIEGPSQAKIECDDKGDGSCDVRYWPTEPGEYAVHVICDDEDIRDSPFIAHIHPAPPDCFPDKVKAFGPGLEPTGCIVDKPAEFTIDARAAGKGDLKLYAQDADGCPIDIKVIPNGDGTFRCSYVPTKPIKHTIIVSWGGVNVPKSPFRVNVGEGSHPERVKVYGPGVEKTGLKANEPTYFTVDCSEAGQGDVSIGIKCAPGVVGPSEADIDFDIIKNDNDTFTVKYTPPGAGRYTIMVLFANQEIPASPFHIKVDPSHDASKVKAEGPGLNRTGVEVGKPTHFTVLTKGAGKAKLDVHFAGAAKGEAVRDFEIIDNHDYSYTVKYTAVQQGNMAVTVTYGGDPVPKSPFVVNVAPPLDLSKVKVQGLNSKVAVGQEQAFSVNTRGAGGQGQLDVRMTSPSRRPIPCKLEPGGGAETQAVRYMPPEEGPYKVDITYDGHPVPGSPFAVEGVLPPDPSKVCAYGPGLKGGLVGTPAPFSIDTKGAGTGGLGLTVEGPCEAKIECQDNGDGSCAVSYLPTEPGEYTINILFAEAHIPGSPFKATIRPVFDPSKVRASGPGLERGKAGEAATFTVDCSEAGEAELTIEILSDAGVKAEVLIHNNADGTYHITYSPAFPGTYTITIKYGGHPVPKFPTRVHVQPAVDTSGVKVSGPGVEPHGVLREVTTEFTVDARSLTATGGNHVTARVLNPSGAKTDTYVTDNGDGTYRVQYTAYEEGAHLVEVLYDDVAVPKSPFRVGVTEGCDPTRVRAFGPGLEGGLVNKANRFTVETRGAGTGGLGLAIEGPSEAKMSCKDNKDGSCTVEYIPFTPGDYDVNITFGGRPIPGSPFRVPVKDVVDPGKVKCSGPGLGAGVRARVPQTFTVDCSQAGRAPLQVAVLGPTGVAEPVEVRDNGDGTHTVHYTPATDGPYTVAVKYADQEVPRSPFKIKVLPAHDASKVRASGPGLNASGIPASLPVEFTIDARDAGEGLLTVQILDPEGKPKKANIRDNGDGTYTVSYLPDMSGRYTITIKYGGDEIPYSPFRIHALPTGDASKCLVTVSIGGHGLGACLGPRIQIGEETVITVDAKAAGKGKVTCTVSTPDGAELDVDVVENHDGTFDIYYTAPEPGKYVITIRFGGEHIPNSPFHVLATEEPVVPAEPMESMLRPFNLVIPFTVQKGELTGEVRMPSGKTARPNITDNKDGTITVRYAPTEKGLHQMGIKYDGNHIPGSPLQFYVDAINSRHVSAYGPGLSHGMVNKPATFTIVTKDAGEGGLSLAVEGPSKAEITCKDNKDGTCTVSYLPTAPGDYSIIVRFDDKHIPGSPFTAKITGDDSMRTSQLNVGTSTDVSLKITESDLSQLTASIRAPSGNEEPCLLKRLPNRHIGISFTPKEVGEHVVSVRKSGKHVTNSPFKILVGPSEIGDASKVRVWGKGLSEGHTFQVAEFIVDTRNAGYGGLGLSIEGPSKVDINCEDMEDGTCKVTYCPTEPGTYIINIKFADKHVPGSPFTVKVTGEGRMKESITRRRQAPSIATIGSTCDLNLKIPGNWFQMVSAQERLTRTFTRSSHTYTRTERTEISKTRGGETKREVRVEESTQVGGDPFPAVFGDFLGRERLGSFGSITRQQEGEASSQDMTAQVTSPSGKTEAAEIVEGEDSAYSVRFVPQEMGPHTVTVKYRGQHVPGSPFQFTVGPLGEGGAHKVRAGGTGLERGVAGVPAEFSIWTREAGAGGLSIAVEGPSKAEIAFEDRKDGSCGVSYVVQEPGDYEVSIKFNDEHIPDSPFVVPVASLSDDARRLTVTSLQETGLKVNQPASFAVQLNGARGVIDARVHTPSGAVEECYVSELDSDKHTIRFIPHENGVHSIDVKFNGAHIPGSPFKIRVGEQSQAGDPGLVSAYGPGLEGGTTGVSSEFIVNTLNAGSGALSVTIDGPSKVQLDCRECPEGHVVTYTPMAPGNYLIAIKYGGPQHIVGSPFKAKVTGPRLSGGHSLHETSTVLVETVTKSSSSRGSSYSSIPKFSSDASKVVTRGPGLSQAFVGQKNSFTVDCSKAGTNMMMVGVHGPKTPCEEVYVKHMGNRVYNVTYTVKEKGDYILIVKWGDESVPGSPFKVNVP, encoded by the exons ATGATGAACAACAGCGGCTACTCCGAGGCCCCGGGCTTCGGCCTGGGCGACGAGGTGGACGACATGCCGTCCACGGAGAAGGACCTGGCCGAGGACGCGCCGTGGAAGAAGATCCAGCAGAACACGTTCACGCGCTGGTGCAACGAGCACCTTAAGTGCGTGGGCAAGCGCCTCACCGACCTGCAGCGCGACCTCAGCGACGGGCTGCGCCTCATCGCGCTGCTCGAGGTGCTCAGCCAGAAGCGCATGTACCGCAAGTTCCACCCGCGCCCCAACTTCCGCCAGATGAAGCTGGAGAACGTGTCCGTGGCCCTCGAGTTCCTCGAACGCGAGCACATCAAGCTGGTGTCCATCG ACAGCAAGGCCATCGTGGATGGGAACCTGAAGCTGATCCTGGGGCTCATCTGGACCCTGATCCTACACTACTCCATTTCTATGCCCATGTGGGAAGATGAGGACGACGAGGATGCCCGCAAGCAGACACCCAAGCAGCGTCTACTCGGCTGGATCCAGAACAAGGTGCCCcagctgcccatcaccaacttcaaCCGGGACTGGCAGGACGGCAAAGCTCTGGGCGCCCTGGTGGACAACTGTGCCCCTG GCCTCTGCCCTGACTGGGAGGCCTGGGACCCCAACCAGCCTGTGGAGAACGCCCGGGAGGCCATGCAGCAGGCGGACGACTGGCTCGGGGTGCCCCAG GTGATTGCTCCCGAGGAGATCGTGGACCCCAACGTGGATGAACATTCGGTCATGACCTACCTGTCCCAGTTCCCCAAGGCCAAACTCAAACCTGGCGCCCCCGTTCGCTCCAAGCAAGTGAACCCCAAGAAGGCCATCGCCTATGGGCCTG GGATCGAGCCCCAGGGTAACACCGTGCTTCAGCCTGCCCACTTCACCGTGCAGACAGTGGACGCTGGTGTAGGCGAGGTTCTGGTCTACATCGAGGATCCTGAGGGCCACACCGAGGAG GCCAAGGTGGTTCCCAACAATGACAAGAACCGCACCTACGCTGTCTCCTACGTGCCCAAGGTCGCCGGCTTGCACAAG GTGACCGTGCTCTTTGCTGGTCAGAACATCGAACGCAGCCCCTTTGAGGTGAACGTGGGCATGGCCCTGGGAGATGCTAACAAGGTGTCAGCCCGTGGTCCCGGCCTGGAGCCCGTGGGCAATGTGGCCAACAAACCCACGTACTTTGACATCTACACCGCAG GGGCCGGCACTGGGGATGTTGCCGTGGTGATCGTGGACCCGCAGGGCCGGCGGGACACTGTGGAGGTGGCCCTGGAGGACAAGGGCGACAGCACGTTCCGCTGCACATACAGGCCTGTGATGGAGGGACCCCACACAGTGCACGTGGCCTTCGCCGGAGCCCCCATCACCCGCAGTCCTTTCCCTGTCCACGTGGCAGAAG AGCCCCTGCCGCCGCCACCTGCCCCCTCTGTGCCCATCGTCCACCAGGCCAAGAAAGTGGTGCCAC cCTGTAACCCCAACGCCTGCAGGGCCTCTGGGCGGGGCCTGCAGCCCAAGGGTGTGCGTGTCAAAGAAGTGGCTGACTTCAAGGTGTTCACCAAGGGTGCTGGCAGTGGGGAGCTCAAGGTCACAGTCAAGGGACCAA GAGGCACAGAGGAGCCGGTGAAGGTGCGGGAGGCCGGGGATGGCGTGTTCGAGTGTGAGTACTACCCCGTGGTGCCTGGGAAGTACGTGGTGACCATCACATGGGGCGGCTACGCCATTCCCCGCAG CCCCTTTGAGGTGCAGGTGAGCCCAGAGGCAGGCATACAGAAGGTCCGGGCCTGGGGTCCCGGTTTGGAAACTGGCCAGGTGGGCAAGTCAGCCGACTTTGTGGTGGAGGCCATTGGCACAGAGGTGGGGACACTGG gcttctccattgAGGGGCCTTCGCAGGCCAAGATCGAGTGTGATGACAAGGGAGACGGCTCCTGCGACGTGCGGTACTGGCCCACGGAGCCCGGGGAGTATGCGGTGCACGTGATCTGTGACGATGAGGACATCCGAGACTCACCCTTCATCGCGCACATCCACCCAGCTCCACCCGACTGCTTCCCGGACAAG GTGAAGGCCTTTGGGCCCGGCCTGGAGCCCACCGGCTGCATTGTGGACAAGCCAGCGGAATTCACCATCGATGCCCGGGCTGCTGGCAAGGGAGACCTGAAGCTCTACGCCCAG GACGCCGACGGCTGCCCCATCGACATCAAGGTCATCCCCAATGGCGACGGCACCTTCCGCTGCTCCTACGTCCCCACCAAGCCCATTAAGCACACCATCATCGTCTCCTGGGGAGGCGTCAACGTGCCCAAGAGCCCCTTCCGG GTAAACGTGGGAGAGGGCAGCCACCCTGAGCGGGTGAAGGTGTACGGCCCCGGCGTGGAGAAGACAGGCCTCAAGGCTAATGAGCCCACCTACTTCACAGTGGACTGCAGCGAGGCGGGGCAAG GCGATGTGAGCATTGGCATCAAGTGTGCCCCTGGCGTGGTGGGCCCCTCAGAGGCTGACATCGACTTTGACATCATCAAGAATGACAACGACACCTTCACAGTCAAGTACACACCTCCGGGGGCAGGCCGCTACACCATCATGGTGCTGTTTGCCAACCAG GAGATCCCCGCCAGCCCCTTCCACATCAAGGTGGACCCATCCCACGATGCCAGCAAGGTCAAGGCAGAGGGCCCTGGGCTGAACCGCACAG GTGTGGAAGTTGGGAAGCCCACTCACTTCACCGTGCTGACCAAGGGAGCTGGCAAGGCCAAGCTGGACGTGCACTTTGCTGGGGCCGCCAAGGGCGAAGCCGTGCGAGACTTCGAGATCATCGACAACCACGACTACTCCTACACCGTCAAGTACACGGCCGTGCAGCAG GGCAACATGGCAGTGACAGTGACCTATGGTGGAGACCCTGTCCCCAAGAGCCCCTTCGTGGTGAACGTGGCACCGCCACTGGACCTCAGCAAGGTCAAGGTTCAAGGCCTCAACAGCA AGGTGGCTGTGGGGCAGGAACAGGCATTTTCTGTGAACACACGAGGGGCTGGCGGTCAGGGCCAGCTGGATGTGCGGATGACCTCGCCCTCGCGACGACCCATCCCCTGCAAGCTGGAGCCTGGCGGTGGAGCTGAGACCCAGGCGGTGCGCTACATGCCCCCTGAGGAGGGGCCCTACAAGGTGGACATCACCTATGATGGTCACCCGGTGCCTGGCAGCCCCTTCGCCGTGGAGGGCGTCCTGCCCCCTGACCCCTCCAAG GTCTGTGCTTATGGCCCTGGTCTCAAGGGCGGGCTGGTAGGTACACCAGCGCCCTTCTCCATCGACACCAAGGGAGCGGGCACCGGTGGCCTGGGGTTGACCGTGGAGGGCCCCTGCGAGGCCAAGATCGAGTGCCAGGACAATGGGGATGGATCCTGTGCCGTCAGCTATCTGCCCACGGAGCCGGGCGAGTACACCATCAACATCCTGTTTGCCGAAGCCCACATCCCCGGATCACCCTTCAAGGCTACCATCCGGCCCGTGTTTGACCCGAGCAAGGTGCGGGCCAGTGGGCCAGGCCTGGAGCGCGGCAAGGCTGGGGAGGCAGCCACCTTCACTGTGGACTGCTCAGAGGCGGGCGAGGCCGAGCTGACCATTGAGATCCTGTCGGACGCCGGCGTCAAGGCCGAGGTGCTGATCCACAACAACGCGGACGGCACCTACCACATCACCTACAGCCCCGCCTTCCCTGGCACCTATACCATTACCATCAAGTACGGCGGGCACCCTGTACCCAAGTTCCCCACCCGCGTCCATGTGCAGCCCGCAGTCGACACCAGTGGGGTCAAGGTCTCAGGGCCCGGTGTGGAGCCGCACG GTGTCCTGCGTGAAGTGACCACTGAGTTCACTGTGGATGCGAGATCCCTGACAGCCACGGGTGGGAACCATGTGACGGCTCGCGTGCTCAACCCCTCGGGCGCTAAGACGGACACCTACGTGACCGACAACGGGGACGGCACCTACCGCGTGCAGTACACAGCCTACGaagagg GAGCGCACTTGGTGGAGGTGCTGTACGATGACGTGGCCGTGCCCAAGAGCCCCTTCCGCGTGGGCGTGACTGAGGGCTGTGACCCCACCCGTGTCCGGGCCTTCGGGCCAGGCCTGGAGGGGGGCTTGGTCAACAAAGCTAACCGCTTCACTGTGGAAACCAG GGGAGCTGGCACCGGGGGCCTAGGCCTAGCCATCGAGGGCCCGTCGGAAGCCAAGATGTCTTGCAAGGACAACAAGGACGGGAGCTGCACCGTGGAGTACATCCCCTTCACTCCCGGCGACTACGACGTCAACATCACCTTCGGGGGCCGGCCCATTCCAG GGAGTCCATTCCGGGTGCCAGTGAAAGATGTGGTGGACCCTGGAAAGGTGAAGTGCTCGGGCCCAGGGCTGGGAGCCGGCGTCAGGGCCCGGGTACCCCAGACCTTCACAGTGGACTGCAGCCAAGCTGGCCGGGCGCCCCTGCAGGTGGCCGTGCTGGGCCCCACAG GTGTGGCCGAGCCTGTGGAGGTGCGTGACAATGGGGATGGCACCCACACCGTCCACTACACCCCAGCCACGGACGGGCCCTACACAGTAGCTGTCAAGTACGCCGACCAGGAGGTACCACGCAG CCccttcaagatcaaggtgcttcCAGCCCACGATGCCAGCAAGGTGCGGGCCAGCGGCCCTGGCCTCAACGCCTCTGGCATCCCGGCCAGCCTGCCCGTGGAGTTCACCATCGATGCCCGGGATGCTGGGGAGGGCTTGCTCACTGTCCAGATCCTG GACCCTGAGGGTAAGCCCAAGAAGGCCAACATCCGAGACAACGGGGATGGCACGTACACTGTGTCCTACCTCCCGGACATGAGCGGCCGGTACACCATCACCATCAAGTATGGCGGCGATGAGATCCCCTACTCGCCCTTCCGCATCCATGCCCTGCCCACTGGGGACGCCAGCAAGTGCCTGGTCACAG TGTCCATTGGAGGTCACGGCCTGG GTGCCTGCCTGGGCCCTCGCATCCAGATTGGGGAGGAGACGGTGATCACAGTGGATGCCAAAGCCGCAGGCAAGGGGAAGGTGACGTGCACGGTGTCCACACCTGACGGGGCGGAGCTCGACGTGGATGTGGTCGAGAACCACGACGGTACCTTCGACATCTACTACACGGCGCCCGAGCCCGGCAAGTACGTCATCACCATTCGCTTCGGAGGCGAGCACATCCCCAACAGCCCCTTCCACGTGCTG GCCACAGAGGAGCCGGTGGTGCCTGCAGAACCCATGGAGTCCATGCTGAGACCCTTCAACCTGGTCATCCCCTTCACTGTGCAGAAAGGGGAACTCACAG GGGAGGTGCGGATGCCCTCTGGGAAGACCGCCCGGCCCAACATCACTGACAACAAGGATGGCACCATCACAGTGAGGTACGCGCCCACCGAGAAGGGCCTGCACCAGATGGGGATCAAGTATGACGGCAACCACATCCCTG ggaGCCCCCTGCAGTTCTACGTGGACGCCATCAACAGCCGCCACGTCAGCGCCTACGGACCAGGCCTGAGCCATGGCATGGTCAACAAGCCGGCCACCTTCACCATTGTCACCAAGGATGCCGGGGAAG GGGGCCTGTCCCTGGCCGTGGAGGGCCCGTCCAAGGCGGAGATCACCTGCAAGGACAACAAGGACGGCACCTGCACCGTGTCCTACCTCCCCACGGCGCCTGGGGACTACAGCATCATCGTGCGCTTCGACGACAAGCACATCCCCGGGAGCCCCTTCACAGCCAAGATCACAG GCGATGACTCAATGAGGACGTCACAGCTGAATGTGGGCACCTCCACGGATGTGTCCCTGAAGATCACCGAGAGTGACCTGAGCCAGCTGACCGCTAGCATCCGTGCCCCCTCGGGCAACGAGGAGCCCTGTCTGCTGAAGCGTCTGCCCAACCGGCACATCG GCATCTCCTTTACCCCCAAAGAAGTTGGGGAGCATGTGGTGAGCGTGCGCAAGAGCGGCAAGCATGTCACCAACAGCCCCTTCAAGATCCTGGTGGGACCGTCTGAGATTGGGGATGCTAGCAAGGTGCGGGTTTGGGGCAAGGGCCTGTCCGAAGGACACACATTCCAGGTGGCGGAGTTCATCGTGGACACTCGTAATGCAG GTTATGGGGGCCTGGGGCTGAGTATTGAAGGCCCTAGCAAGGTGGACATCAACTGTGAGGACATGGAGGATGGCACGTGCAAAGTTACCTACTGCCCCACCGAACCCGGCACCTACATCATCAATATCAAGTTCGCTGACAAGCACGTGCCTG GAAGCCCCTTCACAGTGAAGGTCACCGGCGAGGGCCGCATGAAGGAAAGCATCACCCGGCGCAGGCAGGCGCCATCCATCGCCACCATCGGCAGCACCTGTGACCTCAACCTCAAGATCCCAG GGAACTGGTTCCAGATGGTGTCCGCCCAGGAGCGCCTGACACGCACCTTCACCCGCAGCAGCCACACATACACCCGCACAGAGCGCACGGAGATCAGCAAGACGCGGGGCGGGGAGACCAAGCGCGAGGTGCGGGTGGAGGAGTCCACCCAGGTTGGCGGAGACCCCTTCCCCGCCGTCTTCGGGGACTTCCTGGGCCGGGAGCGCCTGGGCTCTTTTGGCAGCATCACCCGGCAGCAGGAGG gtGAGGCCAGCTCTCAGGACATGACCGCACAGGTGACCAGCCCGTCGGGCAAGACGGAAGCTGCCGAGATCGTGGAGGGGGAGGACAGCGCGTACAGCGTCCGCTTTGTGCCCCAGGAGATGGGGCCCCACACGGTCACTGTCAAGTACCGCGGCCAGCATGTGCCAGGCAGCCCCTTTCAGTTCACCGTGGGGCCGCTGGGTGAAGGTGGTGCCCACAAGGTGCGGGCTGGAGGCACGGGGCTGGAGCGAGGGGTGGCTGGCGTGCCAG CCGAGTTCAGCATCTGGACCCGAGAAGCAGGTGCCGGGGGCCTATCAATCGCCGTGGAGGGTCCCAGCAAGGCAGAAATTGCATTTGAGGACCGCAAGGACGGCTCGTGCGGGGTCTCCTATGTCGTCCAGGAGCCAG GTGACTACGAGGTCTCCATCAAGTTCAACGACGAGCACATCCCAGACAGCCCTTTCGTGGTACCCGTGGCCTCCCTCTCAGATGATGCTCGCCGTCTCACTGTCACCAGCCTCCAG GAGACCGGGCTCAAGGTGAATCAGCCGGCGTCCTTTGCGGTGCAGCTGAACGGCGCACGGGGCGTGATCGACGCTAGGGTGCACACGCCCTCGGGTGCAGTGGAGGAGTGCTATGTCTCCGAGCTGGACAGTG ACAAGCACACCATCCGTTTCATCCCCCACGAGAATGGCGTCCACTCCATCGACGTCAAGTTCAACGGTGCTCATATCCCTGGCAGTCCCTTCAAGATCCGAGTTGGGGAGCAGAGCCAGGCTGGGGACCCAGGCTTGGTGTCGGCCTATGGTCCTGGGCTCGAGGGAGGCACTACAG GCGTGTCGTCAGAGTTCATCGTCAACACCCTGAATGCAGGCTCAGGGGCCTTGTCTGTCACCATTGATGGCCCCTCCAAGGTGCAGCTGGACTGTCGGGAGTGTCCCGAGGGTCACGTGGTCACTTATACTCCCATGGCTCCTGGCAACTACCTCATTGCTATCAAGTATGGTGGCCCCCAGCACATCGTGGGCAGCCCCTTCAAGGCTAAAGTCACAG GTCCCCGGCTCTCTGGAGGCCACAGCCTTCATGAAACATCCACGGTTCTGGTGGAGACTGTGACCAAGTCGTCCTCAAGCCGGGGTTCCAGCTACAGCTCCATCCCCAAGTTCTCCTCAGATGCCAGCAAGGTGGTGACGCGGGGCCCCGGGCTGTCCCAGGCCTTTGTGGGCCAGAAGAACTCCTTCACTGTGGATTGCAGCAAAGCAG GCACCAATATGATGATGGTGGGCGTGCACGGGCCCAAGACCCCCTGTGAGGAGGTATACGTGAAGCACATGGGGAACCGGGTGTACAACGTCACCTACACCGTCAAGGAGAAAGGGGACTACATCCTCATCGTCAAGTGGGGCGATGAAAGTGTCCCCGGAAGCCCCTTCAAAGTCAATGTGCCCTGA